In the Euphorbia lathyris chromosome 5, ddEupLath1.1, whole genome shotgun sequence genome, one interval contains:
- the LOC136228837 gene encoding small ribosomal subunit protein mS80 (rPPR6)-like, with the protein MWRSIAAKSRHVAKNLGAVRNFKEVSSSHTLSQSSFQCHLSKSVSSESLLPHQNLRFLSNSSVNPSGGEIEHSLLDSSPNGDNDAQSHQFAPINDFSAVDNSGIQLWDLETKDDLEGLPEQFSEDLSEYGDVDKGEIIVTDIESAGMSERLSIDLVGEGDVQISGEGEEEGKVYEIDAEKLEELLSLLQSRTDGSLESNLDSMNLNLHEELVLKVLETPLVLGDNLIRFFKWAIQNSDISVTTCLVDALVRAICSDLKKKNAYALWDLVSEIAQKDIAVVNSDILNQLIATLSKLGKGKAALEVFDKFGEFGCVPDSDTFYYTIEALCRRSIFDSASSVCLKMLDAEALPDSQNVGKIICWLSKGGKANDAHMVYLLAKEKNKYPPRSAVNFLISLLCQKNETVKLAVEMLDDISVESQKYAINPFSSVVRGLCRIKDFDTAKMLLSKMIDEGPPPGNAVFNSIINGYSKCGDMKEALEMKKLMQNRGLKPDLFAYTVIMSGYVSGGQMEEACEVFSEAKKMHSKLTPVTYHTLIRGYCKLEQFDKALDLLAEMKNFGVRPNVDEYNKLIQSLCLKGLDWEKAEKLLEKMKEDGLHLSGITKGLIRAVKELEEEGLEKGISIEAAV; encoded by the coding sequence ATGTGGAGATCAATAGCTGCGAAATCTAGACATGTAGCGAAGAACTTGGGTGCAGTCAGAAACTTCAAAGAGGTATCAAGTTCTCACACTCTATCTCAATCTTCATTTCAATGTCATTTGTCCAAATCGGTTTCCTCTGAATCCCTACTTCCGCATCAAAACCTTAGATTTCTATCAAACTCCTCTGTGAACCCTAGTGGAGGTGAAATAGAGCATAGCTTGTTAGATTCTAGTCCTAATGGTGATAATGATGCTCAGTCTCACCAATTTGCCCCTATAAACGACTTTTCTGCTGTTGATAATAGTGGTATCCAATTATGGGATTTGGAAACCAAGGATGATTTGGAAGGGCTGCCGGAGCAATTTTCAGAGGATTTGAGTGAGTATGGCGATGTTGACAAGGGGGAAATTATTGTTACTGATATAGAGTCTGCTGGCATGTCAGAAAGGCTTTCGATTGATTTAGTTGGGGAAGGTGATGTCCAGATTTCTGGGGAAGGAGAAGAGGAGGGGAAAGTTTATGAGATAGATGCGGAGAAGTTAGAAGAGCTGTTGTCTTTGTTGCAGAGCAGAACTGATGGGTCGTTAGAGTCGAATCTGGATAGCATGAATCTGAATTTACATGAGGAATTAGTGTTGAAAGTGCTTGAAACCCCTCTTGTTTTAGGtgataatttgattaggtttttCAAGTGGGCGATTCAGAATTCAGATATTAGTGTGACTACCTGTTTAGTTGATGCACTTGTTAGGGCTATATGTAGTGATCTTAAGAAGAAAAACGCATATGCGCTGTGGGACTTAGTTAGCGAGATTGCTCAGAAGGATATCGCTGTGGTGAATTCGGACATTCTTAATCAGTTGATAGCTACATTATCAAAATTGGGTAAAGGGAAGGCAGCTCTGGAAGTTTTCGACAAGTTTGGGGAATTTGGGTGTGTACCGGATTCAGATACGTTCTATTATACAATTGAAGCACTTTGTAGGCGATCTATTTTTGACTCCGCCTCATCAGTTTGTTTGAAGATGCTCGATGCAGAAGCCTTACCGGACAGTCAGAATGTCGGTAAAATCATCTGCTGGCTGTCTAAAGGGGGCAAGGCAAATGATGCTCATATGGTGTATCTATTGGCAAAAGAGAAGAACAAGTATCCACCTCGGTCTGCAGTCAATTTTTTGATTAGTTTGCTTTGTCAGAAGAATGAAACTGTGAAATTAGCTGTAGAGATGTTAGACGATATCTCAGTAGAGTCACAAAAGTATGCTATCAATCCATTTTCATCCGTTGTTCGTGGTTTGTGTAGGATTAAAGATTTTGATACAGCTAAAATGTTACTTTCTAAGATGATTGATGAAGGTCCACCTCCTGGAAATGCTGTTTTCAATTCCATTATTAATGGCTATTCCAAATGTGGAGACATGAAAGAGGCTTTAGAGATGAAGAAATTGATGCAAAACCGGGGTTTAAAACCGGATCTTTTCGCTTATACCGTCATAATGAGTGGTTATGTAAGTGGTGGTCAGATGGAGGAGGCATGTGAAGTATTTTCAGAAGCCAAAAAGATGCATTCTAAACTAACTCCTGTTACATACCATACACTTATTCGGGGGTATTGCAAACTGGAACAGTTCGACAAAGCATTGGATTTGTTAGCAGAGATGAAGAATTTCGGGGTTCGGCCTAATGTGGATGAGTACAATAAGTTGATTCAATCTCTTTGCTTAAAGGGTCTAGATTGGGAAAAAGCAGAGAAGCTATTGGAGAAAATGAAGGAGGATGGTTTGCATCTTAGTGGGATCACGAAAGGCCTTATCCGAGCAGTGAAGGAGCTCGAAGAGGAGGGGCTAGAGAAAGGCATCAGCATTGAAGCTGCAGTATGA